The Pseudomonadota bacterium genome segment TCGACATGGGGAGCTACTACGGGTGGTGCGCGTCGTGCGATCAGAGCGAGGTCTGCGACACGCTCTTCGACGAAGGCTTCCCTTGGGGCGGCCAGGTCTGGACCTCTCTGCCGTGCGATCAAGGCCCGGGCTACGCGTGGGTGGCGAACATCCAATACGACGGCGAGGTGTTCTGCGCCGACGGCGTGAACAACTGGTACAACACCATTTGCGTCCGCGACGAGGCGGACGACGGCGACGGGGAGTAGGCGGATGGCTCTTCGCCGCTCGAGATTGGCCTTCGCCCTCGTCGCCCTCGCGGCGGCGTTCCTCGCGACGCCGTCGTTCGCCCAGGCCCAGTGCGCCAAGGACACCGACTGCAAGGGCGACAGGATCTGCTCGAACGGGCAGTGCGTCGGCTCCGGGCCTTCGGGCGGAGGCAGGGACTGGTCGCTCGCCGCGGGGATCGTCGGCGCCGTCGGCGCGGGCCTCACGATCGGGTTCTCCATGCCGATCGAGTTCGCCGACTTGGACCACATGTCTCCGGCTCCGGTCGTTCTGGCCGGCACCTCGGCGCTCATCACGATCGTCATCTCCCCCGTCACGGAGGCCGGCGGCCGATCGGCCCGCCGCGCGGTGGGCGTGGAGGGCGAGCGGGGCGCCCGGGTCGGCGGCTGGATCTTCTACGGCCTCTACTTCATGTTCATCCCCACGATGGCGACCGTCTCGGTCGCCGTCTTGGACGGGCCGCCGCCGCACGGTTGGATGGCCCTGCTCGGCCTGACCGGGGCGCTGAGCCAGAGCCTCTTCGCCGCGGACGCGTTCGTCGCCCACTCGCAGGCCAAGGCGCTCCGGCCGAAGACCGCGGCCATCACGACAGGGTCCGAGGTCGCGGGCGCCCCGCGGATCGCGCCCTTCGCGTCCCCGACCCCGGACGGGGGCGCCGTCGTCGGCCTGGCGGGATCGTTCTGATCGACGCGGGCAGAGGCCGGGCGAGCGGCCATGCGGAGGAAGGCTCGGACATGGGAAGACTCTTCGGAACGGACGGGGTGAGGGGCGTCGCGAACCTGGCGCCCATCACCGCGGAGATGGCCCTCGAGATCGGGCGCGCCGTGGCCTACGTGTGCAAGCGGCACGGGGATCACCGCCACCGCGTCGTGATCGGGAAGGACACGCGCGTCAGCGGCTACATGCTGGAGAGCGCGCTCACCGCGGGCATCTGCTCGATGGGAGTGGACGTCCTGCTCGTCGGCCCGATGCCGACGCCGGGGATCGCGTTCACCACCCGCAGCATGCGCGCGGACGCGGGCCTCGTGATCTCCGCCTCGCACAACCCCTACCAGGACAACGGCATCAAGATCTTCTCGCGCAGCGGCTTCAAGCTCCCGGACGCCGAGGAGGACGAGATCGAGGACCTGATCGCGTCGGGCCGCATCCGGGACATCCGGCCCACGGCCGACGACATCGGCAAGGCGAAGCGCATCGACGACGCCACCGGGCGCTACATCGTCTTCTGCAAGAACACGTTCCCGGAGGAGCTCAGCCTCGAGGGCCAGAAGATCGTCCTCGACTGCGCGAACGGCGCGACCTACAAGGCCGCCCCGATCATCTTCTCGGAGCTCGGCGCGGACGTCACCGCCATCCACTGCGAGCCCAACGGGGTGAACATCAACCTTCGGTGCGGATCGCAGCACACGGAGGATCTCCGGGCCGAGGTGATCGCGAAAGGGGCGGACGTCGGGCTCGCGTTCGACGGCGACGGGGATCGGCTGATCGCCGTCGACGAGAAGGGGCGGGAGATCACCGGCGACCACGTCATGGTGATCTGCGCCAAGCGCTACAAGGAGCAGGGGCGGCTCCGGAACAACCTGGTCATCTCGACGGTGATGAGCAACTTCGGCTTCGGCCTCGCGCTGAAGGGGCTGGGGATCGTCCACGGCGCGGCCAAGGTCGGGGATCGCTACGTCCTGGAGATGATGCAGGAGCGCGGCGCGGTGTTCGGGGGCGAGGCCTCCGGCCACATGATCTTCCTGGACCACCACACGACCGGCGACGGCATCGTCACCGCCCTGCAGCTGCTGGCGGCGATGAACGAGGCGAAGCTCCCGCTGTCCTCGCTCGCCGAGGAGATGCGCCTGTCCCCCCAGGAGATCGTGAACGTCGACGTGGCCAAGAAGCCCCCGCTCGAGGCGCTGCCCGCGCTGCAGGCGGCCGTGAAGGCGGCCGAGGCCGAGCTCGGCGAGAAGGGGCGCGTGCTGATCCGGTACTCCGGGACGCAGTCCATGTGCCGGGTGATGGTGGAGGGACCGACCGAGGAGACGACCCGGCGCCTGGCGCGGGGCCTCGCGGACACGGTCCGGGAGTGCCTCTGCTAGGTCCCGGCGCGACGGCCCCGGGCTACCTCTTCCCGCTCGCCTCGCGGATCGACTCGAGCTCGGCCCAGAGATCGTAGGCCGCCGCGAGCGCCGCCTCCTCTGCGGCGAGCCGGGCGTTGACGCCGGCCACCTCGACGCCCGCCGTCTTGTAGAAACCCGGATCCGCGAGCGTGGCGCGCAGCCTCCCCGCCTCGGCCTCGAGCGCCTCGATCCGCGCCGGGAGCGCGTCGAGCTCGAGCCGCTCCTTGAACGTCAGCGTGCGCGGGCGCGCCGCCTTCTCGCGCTGACGGACCGGCTGCGCCGCCCGCGGCGCCTCCGCCGCGGCAGGCGGAGGGCGCTGACGGATCCAGTCGTCGTAGCCGCCCACGTACTCGGAGAGGCGCCCGCCGCCCTCGAACACGAGCGTGCTCGTGACGACGTTGTTGAGGAACGCCCGATCGTGGCTCACGAGCAGCACCGTCCCCTCGTACTCGACGAGAAGATCCTCGAACAGCTCGAGCGTCTCGACGTCGAGGTCGTTCGTCGGCTCGTCGAGCACGAGCGTGTTCGCGGGCCGCGCGAACAGCTTCGCGAGCAGGAGGCGGTTCCGCTCCCCGCCGGACAACACCCAGACCGGCGTGCGGGCCCGGTCCGACGAGAACAGGAAGTCCTCGAGGTAGGAGTAGACGTGCCGCGGCGTCCCGCCTATCACGATCGAGTCGCCGTCCGGGGCGAGGTTCTCGACGACGGTCTTCTCGCTGTCGAGCTGCGCCCGGAGCTGGTCGAGGTACGCCACGGCGAGCCCCTCGCCCTGCCGCACCTCGCCGGCCGTCGGCCCGAGCTCCCCGAGCAGGAGCTTGAGCAGCGTCGTCTTCCCCGCGCCGTTGGGGCCGATGATCCCGACCTTGTCGCCGCGCCAGACGACGCCCGAGAAGCCCCGGACGAGCGGCGCGTCGGGGTCGTAGCCGAAGCTCACGTCGATCGCCTCGGCGATCTTCCGCGACGCCCTTCCCGCGGGCGCCACGCCCATCCGCACCGCGCCCTTTCCCTCGCGCCGCCGCCGGGCCTCCTCCCGCATCGAGAGGAGCCGCCGCACGCGGCCCTCGTTCCGGGTCCGGCGCGCCTTGATCCCCTTGCGCAGCCAGACCTCCTCCCCCGCGAGCCGCTTGTCGAACCGCTCGCGCCGGGCCTGCTCGGCCTCGAGCGCGGCGCCCTTGCTCTCGAGGTACGCCGCGTACCGCCCGGGGAAGCTCGTCACGACGCCGCGGTCCAGATCGAGGATCCGCGTGGCGAGCCTGTCGATGAGCACCCGATCGTGGGTGACGAACACGACCGCGCCCGCGAACCTCTCGAGCAGCGCCTCGAGCCGCACCACGGAGTCGATGTCGAGGTGGTTCGTCGGCTCGTCGAGCAGGAGCACGTCCGGCGCGCCGGCCAACGCCCGGGCGAGCAGGAGGCGGCGGCGCTGCCCCCCGGAGAGCGTCGCGCACGAGCTCCGCGCCTCCAGGCCGAGCCGGCCGAGCACGGTGTCGATCTCGTGATCGATCGCGCCCGCGTCGCTGGCATCGTCCGCGTACGCCGCGCGGACGACGTCTCCGCACGTCCCCTCGAGCTCCCGCGGGACGTCCTGGGCGAGCATCGCGGAGCGGACGCCATGCCCGTAGTCCACCGTGCCCGCGTCCGGCGCGATCTCGCGGGCGATCAGCCGC includes the following:
- a CDS encoding dickkopf-related protein; protein product: MALRRSRLAFALVALAAAFLATPSFAQAQCAKDTDCKGDRICSNGQCVGSGPSGGGRDWSLAAGIVGAVGAGLTIGFSMPIEFADLDHMSPAPVVLAGTSALITIVISPVTEAGGRSARRAVGVEGERGARVGGWIFYGLYFMFIPTMATVSVAVLDGPPPHGWMALLGLTGALSQSLFAADAFVAHSQAKALRPKTAAITTGSEVAGAPRIAPFASPTPDGGAVVGLAGSF
- the glmM gene encoding phosphoglucosamine mutase; the encoded protein is MGRLFGTDGVRGVANLAPITAEMALEIGRAVAYVCKRHGDHRHRVVIGKDTRVSGYMLESALTAGICSMGVDVLLVGPMPTPGIAFTTRSMRADAGLVISASHNPYQDNGIKIFSRSGFKLPDAEEDEIEDLIASGRIRDIRPTADDIGKAKRIDDATGRYIVFCKNTFPEELSLEGQKIVLDCANGATYKAAPIIFSELGADVTAIHCEPNGVNINLRCGSQHTEDLRAEVIAKGADVGLAFDGDGDRLIAVDEKGREITGDHVMVICAKRYKEQGRLRNNLVISTVMSNFGFGLALKGLGIVHGAAKVGDRYVLEMMQERGAVFGGEASGHMIFLDHHTTGDGIVTALQLLAAMNEAKLPLSSLAEEMRLSPQEIVNVDVAKKPPLEALPALQAAVKAAEAELGEKGRVLIRYSGTQSMCRVMVEGPTEETTRRLARGLADTVRECLC
- a CDS encoding ATP-binding cassette domain-containing protein, whose protein sequence is MALINVRDVTISFGGAALLEAVSFAVEPGERICLVGRNGEGKTTLMRLIAREIAPDAGTVDYGHGVRSAMLAQDVPRELEGTCGDVVRAAYADDASDAGAIDHEIDTVLGRLGLEARSSCATLSGGQRRRLLLARALAGAPDVLLLDEPTNHLDIDSVVRLEALLERFAGAVVFVTHDRVLIDRLATRILDLDRGVVTSFPGRYAAYLESKGAALEAEQARRERFDKRLAGEEVWLRKGIKARRTRNEGRVRRLLSMREEARRRREGKGAVRMGVAPAGRASRKIAEAIDVSFGYDPDAPLVRGFSGVVWRGDKVGIIGPNGAGKTTLLKLLLGELGPTAGEVRQGEGLAVAYLDQLRAQLDSEKTVVENLAPDGDSIVIGGTPRHVYSYLEDFLFSSDRARTPVWVLSGGERNRLLLAKLFARPANTLVLDEPTNDLDVETLELFEDLLVEYEGTVLLVSHDRAFLNNVVTSTLVFEGGGRLSEYVGGYDDWIRQRPPPAAAEAPRAAQPVRQREKAARPRTLTFKERLELDALPARIEALEAEAGRLRATLADPGFYKTAGVEVAGVNARLAAEEAALAAAYDLWAELESIREASGKR